One window of the Mixophyes fleayi isolate aMixFle1 chromosome 6, aMixFle1.hap1, whole genome shotgun sequence genome contains the following:
- the LOC142159836 gene encoding uncharacterized protein LOC142159836 encodes MMDNHRILTSSADFSDRNTCGRFHTPIKSQGFTKEDQGVNNYSQRCYIFPRIKQESVSWDGGNLTDTDSYTPTDHTQYTSTDIKEESVSCDGGNLTDTDIYTPTDHTQYTSTDIKEESVSCDGGNLTDTDIYTPTDHTQYTSNHIKEESVSCDGGNLTDTDIYTPTDHTQYTSTDIKEESVSCNGGNLTDSDIYTPTDHTQYTSTDIKEESATCDGGNLTVTDIYTPTDHTQYTPSFINEETDSCDEENLSDTDMYTSMEHTLAHSTYTPFIEHLNGETGLQRSNNTEDDQICAASPSKYHQSAMTTDFTFKCFDCQQCFTYKSDLEEHLTAHKGKKTHVCSHCRKCFSYQSQLLIHQRTHTGEKPFTCSDCGKCFNQQVHLAIHQMGHTGEKPFSCSECGKCFNRKTTLTIHQRIHTGEKPFYCSQCGKYFSTSSNLIKHQRVHTREKPYSCSECGELFIHYTQLIRHQANHTAEKPFSCSECGKCFTQKSQFIRHARIHKEDNTFSCSDCGQSFKRYKHLLVHQSSHTGQNPFECPDCGKYFDRRSTLASHRRIHSMEKPFSCSDCGKCFSLNSNLGRHKRIHTGEKPYSCSECGDFFVHYTQLVRHQESHSGKETY; translated from the exons atgatggacaATCACAGGATCCTCACGTCATCAG CAGATTTTTCTGACCGAAATACCTGCGGAAGATTTCATACCCCTATTAAATCACAAGGATTTACAAAAGAAGATCAAGGTGTAAATAACTATAGCCAGAGATGTTACATATTTCCTCGTATTAAGCAGGAATCAGTCTCGTgggatggaggaaacctcacagacactgacagttatacacccacagatcatacacaatatacatctactgatattaaggaggaatcagtctcatgtgatggaggaaacctcacagacactgacatttatacacccacagatcatacacaatatacatctactgatattaaggaggaatcagtctcatgtgatggaggaaacctcacagacactgacatttatacacctacagatcatacacaatatacatctaatcatattaaggaggaatcagtctcatgtgatggaggaaacctcacagacactgacatttatacacccacagatcatacacaatatacatctactgatattaaggaggaatcagtctcatgtaatggaggaaacctcacagacagtgacatttatacacccacagatcatacacaatatacatctactgatattaaggaggaatcagccacatgtgatggaggaaacctcacagtcactgacatttatacacccacagatcatacacaatatacaccttcttTTATTAATGAGGAAACTGATTCATGTGATGAAGAAAATCTCTCAGACACTGACATGTATACATCCATGGAACATACTCTCGCACATAGTACATATACCCCTTTTATTGAACACTTGAATGGGGAAACTGGCTtacaaagaagtaataatactGAAGATGATCAAATTTGTGCTGCTTCACCTTCTAAATATCACCAGTCTGCAATGACCACAGACTTCACATTTAAATGCTTTGACTGTCAGCAATGTTTCACTTATAAGTCAGATCTTGAAGAACATCTCACAGCTCACAAAGGGAAGAAGACGCATGTATGTTCTCATTGTAGGAAGTGTTTTTCTTACCAGTCTCAGCTTCTcatacatcagagaactcacacaggagaaaaaccattcaCATGCTcggattgtgggaaatgtttcaacCAACAAGTCCATCTCGCTATCCACCAGATGGGTCACACAGGGGAGAAGCCTttctcttgctctgaatgtgggaaatgttttaacagAAAAACGACCCTTACTATCCATCAGAGAATACACACAGGGGAAAAACCATTTTACTGTTCTCAGTGCGGAAAATATTTCAGCACTAGCTCAAATCTTATTAAACATCAGAGAGTCCACACACGAGAGAAGCcatattcatgctctgaatgtggagAATTGTTTATCCATTATACACAGCTTATCAGACATCAGGCAAATCACACAGCGGAAAAGCCGTTTTCTTGTTCCGAATGCGGAAAATGCTTTACTCAAAAGTCCCAGTTTATTAGACACGCGAGGATTCACAAAGAGGATAATACGTTTTCATGTTCAGATTGTGGTCAAAGTTTTAAGAGGTACAAACATCTTCTGGTGCATCAATCAAGTCACACAGGACAGAATCCATTTGAATGTCCGGattgtgggaaatattttgataGAAGATCGACTCTCGCTTCACATCGGAGAATACACTCCATGGAGAAACCATTTTCCTGCtctgactgtgggaaatgtttcagCTTAAATTCAAACCTTGGTAGGCATAAGAGAATCCACACTGGGGAGAAGCCATactcttgttctgaatgtggagaTTTTTTTGTCCATTACACCCAGCTTGTCAGACATCAGGAAAGTCATTCTGGAAAGGAGACATATTAG